ACCTGATCGCCGTGCACGTCGTATTTACCAGGTAAATTTAAGCTAGCGCAAAGCGTATCGAGCTTTAGCCCTCTCACACTTCCAAAATCGCTTATAAAATCAAGCAAATCAAGGTGAAATTTAGGCGAATACCTAGCTCTATAGTTTTCCCATTTATTTTTATTTAGCTCTTTGTTTTCGCTCTCATAATATGCCGCTGCATTTAGATTGTAGCGCATCGCACGCACCATTAACATCGGCAGGTCAAAACCCCTTCCATTAAAGCTAACAAGCCTTGGGTTATAATCATTTATAAATTTTAAAAATTTAGCGATGATCTCGCGCTCGTCCTTGCCCTCCATCGTGCTAACTTTTAAAAATTTACCGTACTCATCAGCCATTACCGCAGAGATCGCGACCACTCTATGAAACATCACAGGCAAAAAATCACTCCCACTGGCCTCTTTTTGCAGCGCCATCGCTTGCATGCTCACATCTTCATCGCTCCCGTCAATGCCATAAATTTTTCTTATCAAATTTGCATCAGGTATCGTT
This portion of the Campylobacter concisus genome encodes:
- a CDS encoding 3'-5' exonuclease, coding for MAKSYICVFDCETIPDANLIRKIYGIDGSDEDVSMQAMALQKEASGSDFLPVMFHRVVAISAVMADEYGKFLKVSTMEGKDEREIIAKFLKFINDYNPRLVSFNGRGFDLPMLMVRAMRYNLNAAAYYESENKELNKNKWENYRARYSPKFHLDLLDFISDFGSVRGLKLDTLCASLNLPGKYDVHGDQVLELYYAGELDKINEYCESDVLNTYWLFLKFELLQANILQDDYINHLNVMSEFLAKNCAHRGYTEVFCTAISDELARLNGKLDYEIKIQKEDDEEFDDFSDLDGVKDTPEQLTERLARQGLDGLLKKASEVASAAKKDKSFAEEKLPEINLDEE